The following proteins are co-located in the Barnesiella propionica genome:
- a CDS encoding SusC/RagA family TonB-linked outer membrane protein, with the protein MTRERKRKRVIRQCGLIVAMALFSLQQADMMAFGTQVRSEQSGAQSQQFISGKVVSASGEPIIGATVQIKGSGNVTVTNMNGDFSVRTGTGSVLQVSYVGYHPAEVNISGKSAVNIVLEENTKALDEVVVVGYGTMRRSDVTGAIASVKGAELTKNATSNVVQSLAGKISGVQVVQNSGAPGGDVSILIRGVGTINDASPLYVIDGVPVNGGMWYINPADVETIDVLKDASATAIYGSRGANGVVIVTTKQAREGKTEINLDYSYGIQKTAKTFNMMNASQYASLHNDMRGNAGLSLNPLFSDPGSLGKGTDWISPLFRMAPMHKVNLSILGGTKRIQHSTSLGYYTQEGIMKNSDFNRLTLQSNVSSQILSNVKVTANINLSAENRRNQPVSTVIQNAMRMLPSVAMYDENGEYNGPTGNAELNGDALNPVAIINEQSYRMKGFRMLANMSAEWEIIKGLVIKTTGGAELGYEYNNNYIPKYKWGNKEQTNTSQSLSSAYEELYLWDNSLSYDKKIGKHKLNAMIGTSYQEYKKEWMSAAGTGRASEMTTELDNSTKATDVGGNSYRWALMSYMARLHYSYDNRYFLTATFRADGSSKFGKNNRFGYFPSFSTAWNISNEEFMKDVPWISMLKLRLGYGQTGNQNIDAYAFADKLEVNGVYNFGSQRGFESNLVSLIYPYKLSNPSIKWEAVEQYNVGLDMGFLNDRIVASVDLYLKNTNDMLTKKPVPQTSGTSLEQEDWPPVNIGKVRNKGIEFTLNTRNFVGQFTWETNLNMSFNKNEVLKLGGPEILNGISLIREGLPINSFYGFVMGGIYQNLDQVFTGPAMENRAADKASHDSKVNTSPGDIYFVNVNDNDNVINDLDRTVIGNPQPDFIFGFNNQFGYKNFDLSLFFQGSYGNDIWNGVRVSHEGMESAYNQFTSTLNRWNGEGSSHTMPRAIYADPNRNNRASTRWVEDGSYLRLKNLTFGYTFTQDWIKRAGVKSLRLYLSFDNLWTLTNYSGLDPEVGLWGLDYGIYPTCRTYMFGASIKF; encoded by the coding sequence ATGACAAGAGAGAGAAAACGAAAAAGAGTCATCAGGCAATGCGGACTTATCGTAGCTATGGCGCTGTTCTCACTGCAGCAGGCCGATATGATGGCTTTTGGTACACAAGTACGTTCCGAGCAGTCTGGAGCACAATCGCAGCAATTTATTTCGGGAAAAGTGGTGAGTGCATCGGGAGAACCCATTATTGGCGCTACAGTACAGATAAAGGGATCTGGTAATGTGACTGTTACTAATATGAACGGGGATTTTTCCGTTCGTACGGGTACTGGCTCTGTTCTTCAGGTCTCTTATGTCGGGTATCATCCGGCCGAAGTGAATATATCGGGGAAGAGTGCGGTGAATATCGTATTGGAAGAGAATACCAAGGCCCTGGACGAGGTGGTTGTTGTGGGATATGGTACGATGCGCCGCTCCGATGTAACGGGCGCTATTGCATCGGTAAAGGGTGCGGAGCTGACGAAGAATGCGACATCCAATGTCGTTCAGTCGCTGGCTGGAAAAATATCCGGTGTGCAGGTTGTCCAAAATTCGGGTGCTCCCGGAGGAGATGTCTCTATCCTTATACGGGGAGTGGGAACGATAAATGATGCTTCCCCTTTGTATGTTATTGACGGAGTTCCCGTGAACGGCGGGATGTGGTATATAAATCCAGCAGATGTAGAAACTATAGATGTACTTAAAGATGCTTCTGCTACTGCTATATACGGTTCACGGGGTGCGAATGGCGTGGTGATCGTCACTACCAAGCAGGCACGTGAAGGCAAAACGGAGATAAACTTGGATTATAGTTACGGTATTCAGAAAACCGCGAAGACATTCAATATGATGAATGCTTCGCAGTATGCCTCTTTACATAATGATATGAGAGGCAATGCCGGTCTCTCCTTGAATCCGTTGTTTTCCGATCCCGGTTCGTTAGGCAAAGGAACCGACTGGATTTCTCCGTTATTCCGGATGGCACCCATGCACAAGGTGAATCTTTCCATTCTGGGGGGAACAAAAAGAATACAGCATTCCACTTCTTTAGGTTATTATACGCAAGAAGGAATTATGAAAAATTCGGATTTCAATCGTTTGACTTTACAATCTAACGTCTCTTCTCAGATACTCAGCAATGTAAAAGTAACCGCTAATATTAACCTCAGTGCGGAAAATCGTCGTAATCAACCGGTATCTACAGTGATCCAGAATGCTATGAGGATGCTTCCTTCCGTTGCCATGTATGATGAGAACGGGGAATATAACGGGCCTACAGGAAATGCGGAGCTGAACGGAGACGCGTTGAATCCCGTCGCTATTATCAATGAGCAGTCTTATCGCATGAAAGGTTTCCGGATGCTGGCGAATATGTCGGCAGAATGGGAGATCATAAAAGGTCTGGTGATTAAGACGACCGGCGGAGCCGAACTAGGATATGAATATAACAATAATTATATTCCTAAATATAAATGGGGAAATAAGGAACAAACCAATACTTCCCAATCCTTGTCTTCTGCTTATGAAGAACTTTATTTATGGGACAACTCTCTTTCTTATGATAAGAAGATAGGAAAACACAAATTGAATGCGATGATAGGTACGTCATACCAAGAGTATAAAAAAGAATGGATGTCGGCGGCCGGTACGGGCCGGGCCAGCGAAATGACGACCGAACTCGATAATTCGACTAAAGCTACAGATGTAGGAGGAAATTCTTATAGATGGGCGTTGATGTCCTATATGGCACGTCTGCATTATTCGTATGATAACCGTTATTTTCTTACCGCCACTTTCCGTGCCGACGGTTCTTCAAAATTCGGTAAAAACAACCGGTTCGGATATTTCCCTTCTTTTTCTACAGCCTGGAATATATCCAATGAAGAGTTTATGAAAGATGTTCCCTGGATATCTATGCTGAAACTGAGATTAGGTTATGGGCAGACCGGTAATCAAAATATCGATGCTTACGCCTTTGCCGATAAACTGGAGGTAAACGGAGTTTATAATTTCGGTTCGCAAAGAGGTTTCGAATCCAATTTGGTATCACTTATCTATCCTTACAAACTGTCTAATCCTTCTATCAAATGGGAAGCTGTCGAACAGTATAATGTAGGTTTGGATATGGGGTTCCTGAATGACCGTATAGTTGCCAGTGTGGACTTGTACCTGAAGAATACGAATGATATGCTGACGAAAAAACCGGTTCCGCAAACCAGCGGTACATCGCTGGAACAAGAAGACTGGCCCCCTGTAAATATAGGAAAAGTAAGAAATAAGGGTATCGAATTCACCTTGAATACGCGCAATTTTGTCGGTCAGTTTACCTGGGAGACCAACTTGAATATGTCTTTCAACAAGAATGAGGTATTGAAACTGGGAGGCCCGGAAATTCTTAATGGCATCAGTTTAATCCGGGAAGGTTTGCCTATTAATTCTTTCTATGGATTTGTAATGGGAGGAATATATCAGAACCTTGATCAGGTATTCACAGGTCCGGCTATGGAGAATAGGGCGGCGGATAAAGCTTCTCACGATTCCAAAGTGAATACTTCGCCCGGTGATATTTATTTCGTCAATGTCAATGATAATGATAATGTAATTAATGACCTTGACCGTACGGTTATCGGTAATCCGCAACCCGATTTCATTTTTGGCTTTAATAACCAGTTCGGTTATAAGAATTTTGATTTAAGCCTCTTTTTCCAGGGTTCTTACGGAAATGATATATGGAATGGAGTAAGAGTTTCTCATGAAGGTATGGAAAGTGCGTACAATCAGTTTACCTCCACTTTGAACCGGTGGAACGGAGAAGGCAGCAGCCATACGATGCCGCGTGCTATATACGCCGATCCTAACCGCAATAACAGAGCCTCTACCCGCTGGGTGGAAGACGGTTCGTATCTGAGATTGAAAAATCTTACTTTCGGATATACGTTCACCCAGGATTGGATAAAAAGAGCAGGAGTAAAATCGCTCAGACTGTATCTCAGCTTCGATAATTTGTGGACTCTGACAAACTATTCGGGACTCGATCCTGAAGTGGGACTGTGGGGACTTGACTATGGCATCTATCCGACTTGCAGGACGTATATGTTTGGAGCATCAATTAAATTTTAA
- a CDS encoding sugar porter family MFS transporter — translation MKPKHNNAVIYVIAIIAATGGLLFGFDTGVISGAIPFFQKDFGLDNSMIEVVTAAGLVGAVLGALFCGKVTDRLGRKTVILASAVIFSIGALWSGFAPNIGHLIVSRLFLGVAIGVSSFAVPLYIAEISPAQKRGTLVSMFQLMITVGVLASYLSDLAFADEAVVSCWRPMFYVGVIPALILLIGMLFMPETPRWLISNGREEEGRAVLARIEGYEGMENSYRTIKGEIEKSKEEKSGFRELMKPWLRNAVIIGIGIMFFQQFIGINTVIYYSPKIFLMAGFDGTISAIWAAVGVGIINLLFTLVSVYFVDKLGRRKLYFTGLTGIFVSLVLLGTCFALSSHLGEAGKWLSIILVFSYVSFYAISIGPLGWLIISEIFPQKVRGLGSSLGSLSVWVFNAIVSFTFFKIVKAFTIGGTEIYLGDENLGNPAGAFWFYAVIALAAIIWGYFYVPETKGVTLERIEDYWRKGGVPRLLK, via the coding sequence ATGAAACCAAAACACAATAATGCCGTAATTTACGTCATTGCAATTATTGCAGCGACAGGAGGTTTGCTGTTTGGATTCGATACCGGGGTCATTTCCGGTGCGATTCCTTTTTTTCAGAAAGATTTCGGTTTGGATAATTCCATGATAGAAGTGGTGACGGCAGCGGGTCTGGTAGGTGCTGTGCTGGGAGCTTTGTTCTGTGGGAAAGTGACTGACAGACTGGGGAGAAAGACAGTTATCCTGGCTTCTGCCGTTATTTTTTCCATAGGAGCCCTGTGGTCGGGGTTTGCACCCAATATAGGACATCTCATCGTATCCCGTTTATTTCTTGGGGTGGCGATCGGGGTTTCTTCTTTTGCCGTACCGTTGTACATAGCAGAAATATCGCCTGCTCAAAAAAGGGGCACATTGGTTTCCATGTTTCAGCTTATGATTACGGTAGGTGTGTTGGCATCCTATCTTTCCGATCTTGCTTTTGCCGATGAGGCAGTTGTTTCCTGCTGGCGTCCTATGTTTTATGTTGGAGTTATCCCCGCTTTGATATTGCTGATAGGAATGCTGTTTATGCCGGAGACCCCCCGGTGGCTGATCAGCAATGGAAGGGAAGAGGAAGGCCGTGCAGTTCTTGCCCGTATAGAAGGGTATGAAGGTATGGAAAATTCGTATCGCACAATCAAAGGAGAAATAGAAAAAAGTAAGGAGGAAAAATCGGGATTCAGGGAACTTATGAAACCCTGGCTGAGGAATGCGGTGATCATCGGTATCGGTATTATGTTCTTCCAGCAATTTATAGGAATCAATACAGTAATTTATTACAGTCCCAAGATCTTTCTGATGGCCGGTTTCGACGGTACTATTTCTGCTATATGGGCAGCGGTGGGTGTCGGAATCATTAATCTTCTGTTTACATTAGTGTCGGTGTATTTTGTCGATAAACTGGGAAGACGTAAACTTTATTTTACAGGACTTACCGGCATATTTGTTTCTCTGGTTCTGCTGGGTACCTGTTTTGCTTTATCATCACATCTGGGCGAAGCTGGGAAATGGCTGTCCATCATACTGGTCTTTTCCTATGTTTCATTTTATGCGATCAGCATAGGCCCGTTGGGCTGGCTGATTATTTCTGAAATATTTCCTCAAAAAGTGCGCGGGCTCGGCTCTTCTTTAGGCTCGTTGTCCGTGTGGGTGTTCAATGCAATCGTTTCATTTACATTCTTTAAAATAGTTAAAGCATTTACAATAGGAGGAACGGAAATATATCTGGGCGATGAGAATCTGGGTAATCCTGCGGGAGCTTTCTGGTTTTATGCGGTCATTGCGTTGGCTGCAATTATTTGGGGATATTTCTATGTTCCTGAAACGAAGGGTGTTACATTGGAACGAATTGAGGACTATTGGAGAAAAGGTGGTGTTCCACGTCTATTAAAATAG
- a CDS encoding glucose-6-phosphate isomerase family protein, translated as MKFNPGFDIVPTTNPMGFVYGKDVFGPQVENRFLNDIRASLADPDCDGPEIVYSIAMDVGKQEHKEQLYKMHLLYGVVTYAAGRLGNEPIRSQGHIHWVSRFSDWSTPEVYEIWSGEAIIYMQEYAEDNPGRCYAVYAKAGDVVIVPPYWAHATISANPDEPLTFGAWCDRDYGFEYEGIRKHKGIAWFPVFNEKNKIEWSANPSYEKTALICKTPADHSDLGIVKGEAIYRTFERSPESFLYVPNPALKENVWRNYEP; from the coding sequence ATGAAATTTAATCCGGGATTTGATATAGTACCCACTACGAACCCTATGGGGTTCGTATATGGGAAAGATGTGTTCGGTCCGCAGGTGGAGAATCGTTTTCTCAACGATATACGGGCGAGTTTGGCCGATCCTGATTGTGATGGTCCTGAAATCGTATATTCTATAGCCATGGACGTAGGGAAGCAGGAACATAAAGAGCAGCTTTATAAAATGCATTTGCTGTATGGTGTCGTGACATATGCAGCGGGTCGTTTAGGTAACGAACCTATCCGTAGCCAGGGGCACATTCATTGGGTATCGCGTTTCAGCGATTGGTCTACTCCTGAAGTTTATGAAATCTGGTCGGGAGAAGCTATCATATATATGCAGGAGTATGCCGAAGATAATCCTGGACGTTGTTATGCCGTGTACGCTAAGGCCGGAGACGTCGTGATCGTTCCTCCGTATTGGGCGCATGCCACTATTAGTGCCAATCCCGATGAGCCCTTGACTTTCGGGGCTTGGTGTGACCGAGATTACGGATTTGAGTATGAGGGTATCCGTAAACATAAAGGCATAGCTTGGTTTCCTGTTTTTAATGAAAAGAACAAGATCGAGTGGAGTGCCAATCCTTCTTACGAGAAGACAGCACTGATATGTAAAACTCCGGCTGACCATTCCGATTTAGGTATTGTAAAAGGAGAGGCTATATACCGTACGTTCGAAAGATCGCCCGAATCATTTCTGTATGTGCCGAATCCTGCACTGAAAGAAAATGTCTGGAGAAATTACGAACCCTGA
- a CDS encoding class I mannose-6-phosphate isomerase has protein sequence MKKYSNYKSNYDKFPVVSVTPDSENMCWSGWSAITARLRTELDIVKKNVRILVIDCYQGILDEEVKQALTQAFPKAHWFNSADAMKTSGEINTFFKDDITDDEIFGYMTRFHMDCYFDDKKVSAVRAGINSVESGEIIVYGVGAAYLCEKSDLLVYADMARWELQLRFRRNEISNVGIENKKERPGLQYKRAFFVDWRICDRWKKKLMKRWNYVLDTNVAGEPKMATAAAVEQGLKKAASTPFRVVPFFDPGPWGGQWMKEICDLDKNTPNFAWCFDCVPEENSLFLGFGDIRFEIPSVNLVFAYPRELLGNPVYGRFGDEFPIRFDFLDTMEGGNLSLQVHPLTQYIQEKFGMHYTQDESYYLLDAEDDATVYLGVKEGTEPAEMIQALTDAQTTGRFDADKYVGSYPVKKHDHVLIPAGTIHCSGQNSMVLEISATPYIFTFKLWDWGRLGLDGRPRPINIGHGKEVIQWNRTESWVKKEIYNKIEKVAEGDGWTEEHTGLHECEFIETRRHWFSKPVTHETDGSVNVLNLVEGREAVVESPDGAFDPFVVHYAETFIIPASVGRYTIRPYGESDGQLCGTIKAFVKHNV, from the coding sequence ATGAAGAAATATTCAAATTATAAATCTAATTACGACAAATTTCCTGTCGTGTCCGTAACCCCTGATTCCGAAAATATGTGCTGGTCCGGTTGGTCCGCTATAACAGCCCGGCTTCGGACAGAACTGGATATAGTAAAAAAGAATGTTAGAATTCTTGTAATAGACTGTTATCAGGGTATTTTGGACGAAGAAGTAAAGCAGGCTTTGACGCAGGCATTCCCTAAAGCTCATTGGTTCAATTCGGCGGATGCGATGAAAACTTCCGGGGAGATCAATACCTTTTTTAAAGATGATATTACCGATGACGAGATATTCGGATATATGACCCGTTTCCATATGGACTGTTATTTTGATGACAAGAAAGTCAGCGCGGTTCGTGCCGGTATAAATTCTGTGGAATCAGGAGAAATCATCGTCTATGGTGTGGGTGCTGCATATCTCTGTGAAAAGAGCGATTTGCTCGTATATGCCGATATGGCTCGTTGGGAACTCCAATTAAGGTTCAGACGGAATGAAATATCCAATGTCGGAATTGAAAATAAAAAGGAACGTCCGGGGTTGCAGTATAAACGTGCTTTTTTTGTGGACTGGCGTATTTGCGACCGCTGGAAAAAGAAATTAATGAAACGGTGGAATTATGTGCTGGATACCAATGTGGCCGGAGAACCTAAAATGGCAACGGCGGCCGCAGTAGAACAGGGTCTTAAAAAAGCGGCTTCCACTCCTTTCCGCGTAGTGCCCTTTTTCGATCCGGGTCCCTGGGGCGGACAATGGATGAAAGAAATCTGCGATTTGGATAAAAACACTCCTAATTTTGCCTGGTGCTTTGATTGCGTACCCGAGGAAAACAGTCTTTTCCTGGGTTTCGGGGATATCCGTTTCGAGATACCTTCTGTTAACCTTGTCTTTGCTTATCCCCGGGAGTTGCTGGGTAACCCTGTATACGGGAGGTTCGGAGATGAATTTCCTATCCGTTTCGACTTCCTGGATACGATGGAGGGTGGTAATCTCAGTTTACAGGTACATCCGCTTACTCAATACATACAGGAAAAATTCGGTATGCATTATACGCAGGACGAGAGCTACTATTTGCTGGATGCCGAAGATGATGCAACTGTATATTTGGGAGTGAAAGAAGGAACGGAACCTGCTGAAATGATACAGGCACTGACGGATGCACAAACTACAGGTAGATTCGATGCAGATAAATACGTAGGTTCTTATCCTGTGAAAAAACATGATCACGTATTGATTCCGGCCGGAACTATACATTGTTCGGGACAGAACAGCATGGTACTTGAAATAAGTGCGACTCCTTACATCTTTACATTCAAATTGTGGGATTGGGGACGTTTGGGACTGGATGGCCGTCCCCGTCCTATCAATATAGGTCATGGAAAAGAAGTCATCCAGTGGAACCGTACTGAATCTTGGGTAAAAAAAGAGATATATAATAAAATAGAAAAAGTAGCGGAGGGAGACGGCTGGACCGAAGAACATACCGGACTTCACGAATGTGAATTCATTGAAACTCGCAGACATTGGTTTTCAAAACCTGTTACGCACGAGACCGACGGCAGCGTGAACGTATTGAATCTGGTAGAAGGCAGGGAAGCTGTAGTGGAAAGTCCCGACGGAGCATTCGATCCGTTTGTGGTACATTATGCCGAAACTTTTATCATACCTGCTTCGGTGGGACGATATACCATACGTCCGTACGGAGAGTCGGACGGACAATTATGCGGGACCATTAAAGCATTTGTAAAACATAACGTATAA
- a CDS encoding ROK family protein: MQDNYSIAIDLGGTIVKIGLLQHSEIVRFVSLPSDSSDGLASMLPFIENAIKRVLSEEGITPDRLNAVGMAFPGMVNPSERRIVSTNDKYDDACRIDLNEWAYDCWNVPFFIENDARLAVIGEWRHGAGKGYDNVVTMTIGTGIGTGVILNGRPLVGSHSQAGSLGGHIIVDYRGRRCSCGNRGCVEAMASSFFLPEIIRSNENISSRFKENVADLDFKRLFSLMREGDPDATIICKECMDVWTAAIVSYIHSYDPEVVIMGGGIMKSKDIILPYITDRVNGLAWSPVNKVRIVASSLCDNAAVLGLDYYLSEIKKEKNEEIFKL, translated from the coding sequence ATGCAAGATAACTATAGTATTGCAATAGACCTGGGTGGTACTATTGTAAAGATAGGACTCCTTCAGCACTCCGAGATTGTGAGATTCGTTTCTTTGCCCTCCGATTCTTCTGACGGATTAGCTTCCATGCTGCCGTTTATAGAAAATGCAATAAAGCGCGTCTTGTCTGAAGAAGGAATAACCCCGGATCGGTTGAATGCGGTTGGAATGGCTTTTCCCGGTATGGTAAATCCGTCGGAAAGACGCATCGTTTCGACGAATGATAAATATGATGATGCTTGCCGTATCGATTTGAACGAGTGGGCATACGATTGCTGGAACGTACCTTTTTTTATTGAGAACGATGCTCGGTTGGCTGTTATCGGGGAATGGCGCCATGGAGCCGGAAAAGGATATGATAATGTTGTGACTATGACAATAGGAACCGGTATCGGTACGGGGGTGATCCTAAATGGCCGTCCTCTTGTCGGCAGTCATAGTCAGGCTGGTTCACTGGGAGGGCATATTATCGTTGACTACCGGGGACGTCGTTGCAGTTGCGGAAACAGAGGTTGTGTGGAAGCAATGGCCTCTTCTTTCTTTTTACCCGAGATCATCAGATCCAATGAAAATATATCGTCCCGGTTCAAAGAGAATGTTGCCGATTTAGACTTTAAACGCCTTTTCTCCCTGATGAGAGAAGGAGATCCCGATGCCACGATAATATGTAAAGAATGCATGGATGTATGGACGGCTGCTATTGTTTCCTATATCCATTCTTACGATCCTGAGGTGGTAATCATGGGAGGTGGTATCATGAAGAGCAAAGATATTATTCTGCCGTATATTACAGATAGGGTGAATGGACTTGCGTGGTCGCCTGTTAATAAAGTACGGATAGTTGCGTCATCCCTGTGCGATAATGCGGCTGTACTGGGCTTGGATTATTATTTATCGGAAATAAAAAAAGAAAAAAATGAAGAAATATTCAAATTATAA
- a CDS encoding glucose-6-phosphate isomerase family protein, with the protein MENMEIEIPRLFFTGNRLVGKNVQTISRTLGDLKGIFADTKAFSELDSDMPAYEVSSFLPEKEGTPGGLYFGITYLHAGKVGSEYLMTKGHYHAQIDRAEFYWGLEGEGMLILMDEQRRVWAERVFPGSLHYIPGGVAHRMANTGNTLFSFAACWPSDAGHNYQEIADHGFAARLVEIEGEPCLIK; encoded by the coding sequence ATGGAAAATATGGAAATTGAAATCCCCCGGCTTTTTTTTACCGGAAACCGGTTGGTTGGAAAAAATGTACAAACGATATCCCGCACGTTAGGAGACCTGAAAGGAATATTTGCCGATACTAAAGCTTTTTCCGAATTGGATTCCGACATGCCTGCTTATGAAGTAAGTAGCTTCTTACCTGAAAAAGAGGGTACGCCGGGAGGTTTGTATTTTGGAATTACTTATTTGCATGCCGGTAAGGTGGGGAGTGAATACCTGATGACGAAAGGCCACTATCATGCTCAGATCGACCGGGCTGAATTTTATTGGGGACTTGAAGGTGAAGGTATGCTTATTCTTATGGATGAACAACGTCGTGTATGGGCTGAGCGGGTTTTTCCGGGCAGTCTGCATTATATACCGGGCGGGGTCGCACACCGTATGGCGAACACAGGTAACACCCTGTTCTCTTTCGCCGCCTGCTGGCCGTCCGATGCCGGCCATAATTATCAGGAGATAGCCGACCATGGTTTTGCAGCCAGATTAGTAGAAATAGAAGGAGAACCCTGTTTAATAAAATAA
- a CDS encoding AraC family transcriptional regulator, whose product MKPLYQELPFTVDNYINFYREDLPYFIVPWHYHPEVEIMCIEKGIGTRFVGDHIEGYSEGDVCMMGPQLPHEWRNDKEYQDTALGLRAICHCVYFRIELFSGVMIRLPEMARIRELIERSRRGIKFVGESREKIASYIRQTFNREGVERVTNLLTLLDMMATTEEYELLASVGFTQSVNSSDFERFNKIYQFLVRNFNKPIKLEEVAAIAGLTPTAFCRYFKERTKKTFVQYLNDMRIGHAKKFLIEGRMKISTISLEVGFNNLSNFIDQFKRATNMLPSEYQDKYGVKKRNVI is encoded by the coding sequence ATGAAACCGTTATATCAGGAATTACCTTTTACTGTAGATAATTACATTAATTTTTACCGGGAAGATCTGCCTTATTTTATCGTACCGTGGCATTATCATCCTGAGGTGGAAATCATGTGTATAGAAAAAGGCATAGGGACTCGTTTCGTGGGAGATCATATCGAAGGCTATTCCGAAGGGGACGTATGTATGATGGGACCTCAGTTGCCTCATGAGTGGAGGAATGACAAAGAATATCAGGATACGGCCCTGGGGCTTCGTGCGATTTGTCATTGCGTGTATTTCCGGATAGAACTGTTTAGCGGGGTTATGATACGTCTCCCTGAAATGGCGCGGATACGGGAACTGATAGAACGCTCACGCAGGGGTATAAAATTTGTCGGAGAATCCAGGGAAAAAATAGCGAGTTATATACGGCAGACATTCAATAGAGAGGGGGTAGAAAGAGTGACGAACCTGCTTACCTTGCTCGATATGATGGCTACGACCGAAGAGTATGAATTGCTGGCCAGCGTAGGTTTTACGCAATCGGTTAATTCGTCCGACTTCGAAAGGTTCAATAAAATATATCAGTTTCTGGTGCGTAATTTCAATAAGCCCATCAAACTGGAAGAGGTTGCGGCTATTGCCGGGCTTACTCCTACGGCTTTCTGCCGGTATTTTAAAGAGCGCACTAAAAAGACATTTGTCCAGTATCTTAATGATATGCGTATAGGGCATGCCAAAAAGTTTCTCATTGAAGGACGTATGAAGATTTCTACCATAAGTTTAGAAGTAGGTTTTAATAATCTGTCCAATTTTATAGATCAATTTAAAAGAGCCACAAATATGCTTCCCTCCGAGTATCAAGATAAATATGGAGTCAAGAAGCGCAATGTCATCTGA